The Nocardia sp. NBC_01503 sequence ACCTGAACGCGGGCGCTGAGCTGATCGCCGAGACCGGCCTGTCCTTCTACTCCGGCGACGACGGCCTCAACCTGCCCTGGTTGTCCGTCGGTGCCACCGGATTCATCAGCGTCATCGGGCATCTGGTGCCCGATCGTCTGCGCGCGCTCGCCACCGCTTATGCGGCCGGTGACGTGCGGCGGGCTCGTGAAATCAATGTCAGCATGATTCCGCTCAACCGGGCCATGTCCCGATTGGGCGGCGTCGCCATGACCAAGGGCGCCCTGCGGCTGCTCGGGGTCGAAACAGGGGAGCCACGTTTGCCACAAATCATGCCCACCAGCGAGCAGCTCGCGGAACTCGCGGTTGATCTGCGAGCCGCGGGGGTGCTTGCATGAGCAGCCCCGAGGGACGTCGCCCGCGTCGTACCGCCTCCCGCGCGGCGGGAGCCCCGGCCCCGGTGCCGGAAACCGTTGCCGCACAGCCGAAGGCCGCGCCCAAGGCCGCCGAGCCGAGTGCCGCTCCGGCGGTGCGTGCCGCCGAAAGCGCCGCGCCGCAGGAGACTCGCGCGCGGGGCCGCAATGGCACTGCGCGCGGTGCGCGCAATGGCGCCGCCGAGGCCGCACCGGCCAAGGCCGAGACCGCACCGGTGCAGACCGAATCCGCCGCGCCCGCTCGGGCCCGGCAGGACGAGTCCGCCCCGCGTTCGCGCCAGGGTGAGCGCAATCGCAAGCCCGGCGGGCGTTCGCGTCAGGGTGGCGGCCGCAACGACCGCTCCGAGACCACCGCGCAGCCGCGGGTCGAGCGGCAGAAGCTGAACCCGCCGCCGAAGCTCGCCAAGGGCGGCCTACGCGTATTCGCGCTCGGCGGCATCGGCGAAATCGGCCGCAACATGACCGTTTTCGAGTACAACGGCAAGTTGCTCATCATCGACTGCGGTGTGCTGTTCCCCGAGGACCAGCAGCCCGGCGTCGACCTGATCCTGCCCGATTTCGGCCCCATCGAGGACCGCATCGAGGATGTCGAGGCCGTCATCCTCACGCACGGGCATGAGGATCACATCGGTGCGGTGCCGTTCCTGCTGCGCCTGCGCCGCGACATTCCGGTGATCAGCGCGAAGTTCACCCTCGCGCTGGTGGCGGCCAAGTGCCGTGAACACCGCTTGCAGCCCAAGCTGATCGAGGTCACCGAGGGCCAGCGCACCCAGCACGGTTCGTTCGACTGCGAATACTTCGCGGTCAACCACTCGATTCCGGACGCCCTCGCCGTGGCGGTGCGCACGCCCGCCGGAATGGTGTTGCACACCGGCGATATCAAGCTGGATCAGCTGCCCCTGGACGGTCGCCTCACCGACCTCGCGGGCTTCTCCCGCCTCGGTGACGAGGGTGTGGACCTATTCCTGGTGGACTCCACCAATGCCGAGGTCCCCGGCTTCGTCACGCCCGAGCGTGAGATCGGCCCGGTGCTGGACAATGTGATCGGCAAGGCCAAGGGCCGAGTCATCGTGGCCTCCTTCGCCTCTCACGTGCACCGCATCCAGCAGGTGGTGGAGGTGGCCCAGCGCTATGACCGCCGCATCTGCTTCGTCGGCCGCTCGATGGTTCGCAATATGCAGATCGCGCAGGATCTCGGCTACCTGGAGGTGCCGGACGGTCTGGTCGTCGATATCGATCAGGCGGCGAATCTGCCGGTGCACAAGCTGGTGCTGATTTCGACCGGTTCGCAGGGTGAGCCGCTCTCGGCGCTGTCCCGGATGGCGCGCGGCGATCACCGGCAGATCAATATCCGCCCCGACGATCTCGTGGTGCTGGCCTCCTCGCTGATTCCGGGTAATGAGAACGCCGTGTTCACCGTCGTGAACGGGCTGACCCGGATCGGCGCGACCGTCATCACCCAGCAGAACGCCAAGGTCCATGTCTCCGGACATGCTTCGGCCGGTGAGCTGCTGTACCTGTACAACGCGGTGCGGCCCACCAATGCGATGCCGGTGCACGGTGAATGGCGGCATCTGCGCGCCAATGCCGCGCTCGCGGTGGCCACCGGTGTCCCGGAGGAGCGCGTCATGCTCGCCGAGAACGGTGTCGTGGTGGATCTGGTCGACGGTATCGCCACCATCACCGGACGGGTTCCGGTCGGTCAGGTGTATGTCGACGGTCTCTCGGTCGGCGATGTCGGCGAATCGACGCTGTCGGATCGTCTGGTGCTGGGGGAGGGTGGCTTCATCTCCATCACCGTCGCCGTCGACTCCACCACCGGAAAGGCGGTCAGCGCACCGGAGGTCACCGGTCGTGGCTTCTCCGATGATCCGGACGCGCTCGTCGACGCGCACGAACTCGTCGAGGCGGAGCTGCGCCGACTGGCCAGCGAGGGTGTCACCGACACCCATCGCATTGCGCAGAGCGTGCGCCGCGTGGTCGGCAAGTGGGTGGCGGACAAGTACCGCCGCCGTCCGATGATCGTCCCGACGGTCATGGGTGTCTGAGCCGAAAAGGTAAGCGCCACAACGTAAGAGAACCCGGTAGCAGGAGCTGCCGGGTTCTTTTTCGTGCCAGCCTCACATACCTACATTGAAATATGCGCATTTAAACATTGAATTCGGACATGTCGGCGATCCGGGCTACGGCAATCCTCGCGCTACGAACAAAACCGCCCCGACAGTCCAGCTGTCGGGGCGGAACCGCGAACCGCTACTAATTGTCCTGGCAGGCGGCCGAATCGAGCTTGGCGGCCTTGACGATGCTGCATGCGAAGGCGTGGTCGACCTTCCATTCGGTGCCGTCGGCGACGAAGGAGACGGTGGCCTTGTCCACGGGGGAGCCGCCGATGGTGACCTTGGCGTCGGCCTTGACCTTGCCGTCCACCGGATCGGGGACATTGGTGATCTCGACCTTGACGTCGTTCTTCTTGGCGGCGTCGACCAGCTTGGCGACCAGTTGCGGATCCTGGCCGGCGTTCTCGATCCAGGCGATCTTGGTCTTGGCGTCGATGGACGGGTCGAAGGCCTTGGTGAGCTTGTCGTTCAGCTCGGCGACGGTCGGCTTGGGCAGATCGGGCACCGGAGTGGTGGACGGCGGCGCTCCGGTCTCCTTGGTGTCGTCGGTGGTGCCCTGGAACTTGTTGTCGGCCGCGGCCGCGCTGGTGGTGGTGGCCGGGCTGTCCGACTTGGTCTCACTGCTGCTGCAGGCGACCAGACCGAACGCGGCGGCGGCCACCGCCACGGCGGCGGTGGCGCGGAAGATGCTGTGCTTCAACGAATTTTCTCCCCTGAACGGAATTAGAGCTCGTAGCCCGTGGTGCAATTCCAGTGAATGATGGTGGCGTCGGAGCTGTTCCGATTCAGTGCCTGGGTGCGCGCGGTGGAGCGCGAGTAGGCCGCACCATAGGTGTAGAGCCCGGCGCGACGTGAGTAGGCAACCGCTCCGCAACCGTTCGCGAAGCTGGCCACGACCCGGCAGTCATCGAAGGTGCACGACTGCATCGCGCCGTCCTTCGCGGAATCGCGATCGGAGTAGTCGTAGGAGTAGCCGATCCGGCCGGTCGACGGCGACAGCGCGATCGCGCCGAAGTTGTCGGTATAGGCCCCAGCCGGAGCCGCGGTGCCCACCAGCAGGGAGCCGACGGCCGCGACCATCACGGCGGCGCCACTGACGATCTTTTTCAAGGTGTTGCCCTTCTTATGCGGAGGATCCATTCCCCTATGGATCGAGTGATCAAGCTACCGACCCGGATTCGCCGACGCCAACCCGGAACCGACTCGGCGGCGGCGCATCCCGGCGCCGCGCCCGAGGTCGTCTCTCATTGCCGCGTTCATGATCAAGGGGCGACCTTATGGCAGACCGGGTGGTTGGCTTAACGGGCCGGGCCGTGCAGCAATTGAGGCGCTATCGAACCGACACGATCATGTGATCCCGAAGCCCCCGGAATTGGGGGCACGCCGCGCGGGCGTGGAGCCTGTGACCTGTGCATCGGCATGATGCATCGCGTTGCATATCAGGTTAGGGTTGCCTGTATGAGTATGGCCCAACGCGAACGCCAGGCCCTGGTGCGGACCATGACCGCCGCCGGTCCGGACGCGCCCACCCTGTGCGGTACGTGGACGGTGCGAGACCTGGCCGCGCACTTGATAGTTCGCGAATCTCGCCCGGACGCCGCCCCCGGCATCATGCTGAAACCCTTCGCCCCCTACCTCGAGCGGGTCCAGCACAAGGTGGCCGCCCGCCCCTTCCCGGAGCTGCTCGCCAAGATCGCGGGCGGTCCGCCGTGGTTCCTGCGCCCGGTCGACTCGCTGATGAACCTCACCGAAATGTACGTCCATCACGAGGACGTGCGCCGTGCCGAACCCGGTTGGGAGCCCCGCGAACTCGCCGCCTCCGATGAGGACAAGCTCTGGAAAGTGCTGACAGGCTTGGCGCGCATGGCATATCGCAAATCATCGGTTACCGTCGCGCTCGCGACGCCGGACGGCCGGCGCACCATTGCGCATCAAAAAGGCGACCGCACCGTGGTCCTGGCGGGGAAACCGTCCGAACTGCTCTTTCACGCCTTCGGCCGAAATGCCGTGCGGCTGGAGGCGACCGGTGAACCCGCCGATGTGGAGGCCGTGTACGCCCTCGATCGCAGCGTCTGAAATCCCGCTACCTGGGACTGAGATCCCAGACCGAGCGGCAACGGGACCGCTGATCATGAAACGATCACGCGCCGGACGGTAATTTCTGTGATCGGCAGAAGCCCGTGGTGTGATGCAGTGGTAGGCAATGTCTCGGCAACCTTGTGCGCGCGAGTGGCGCCTCGCGAGCGTGCGCTCAGGGCGGCGACACGCCGTAGCTTCCCGCCCGGAGTGCATGTTCGCGATTCCCGGTTGTGGGTGCGGGAGCATGGGATGCGGGCGCTGGCCGGGGGCCGAAGCGGCGATTGACGTTGCCTATCCCACACGGTTGTTGTGGGTGGGTCGAGTGTTGCGGATGGTCCGGGTGGGGCGTTTACGGCTAGCCTGGGGGTCATGCCAGGTAAGTCCCGCGGTGCCGCAACGTCACGTTCGCGAGCGGGATCGACGCGGGGACAGACTCCTGCACGGTCCCGGGCGCGTACTCCGCGTACCGCCGCGGGCGGTCGGACCGCTAGCGCCGGTCGTGTTCGAAGCCAGAAACGAGCCGCGCCCGCCCGGCGGCCAGCTCCGCGCCGCAGGTCCGATACCGCGCCGTTGGCGGTGGTCACCCGGGGTGTGAGCAGTGGCTGGAACATGCTGGCGCGCGGCCTCGGCGCGAGCACCCGGGCACTGAGCCGGGCGGGGGAGATCGAGCACGGACATCGGCGCGACGGTATCGCGCTGGGGCTGGTGGGTTTCGGCATCGTCATCGCGGCGGCGGTGTGGTTGTCCGCGGGCGGGCCGGTCGGGCGCGCGGTGGATACCGCGATTCGCGCGATCTCCGGGTCGGCTTCGGCGGCACTGCCGTTCGTGACCATCGGTATCGCGGTGATTCTCATGCGCACCGAGGCGCATCCGGAGATTCGGCCGCGGCTGGTGCTGGGCGGCCTGCTCACCGGATTACCGGTTTTGGGCTTGTGGCATCTGGCGGCGGGTGCGCCGACCGATGCGCACGGTCGCGCGCATGCCGCGGGTTTCGTCGGCTATGTCATGGGCGGTCCGCTGCGTGACGGTTTGAGCGCCTGGTTGGCGGTTCCACTGCTGTTGCTGGCCAGTGCCTTCGGGCTGTTGCTGCTCACCGGCACCACGGTGCGTGAGGTGCCGGACGCGCTGCGTGAGCTCTTCGGCACCGGTAGTCGCGGCGACGAATACGAGCGCTACTCCGATGAACCCGGCCTCTACGATCCCGCCAACTATGACGAGGACGGCTTCCCGCGCCACGAGGGCGTGAAGTCGCGGCGTCGCGGCCGCAGTCCGTCGGAGAACTATCCGCCCGATGAGTTCGGCGGCTCCGACGCGGTCACCGAGGTCATGGGTGAGCCGCCGTTGCAGGATGCCAAGGAGATCGCGGTCGAGGAGAAGCCGAAGGCCAAGCCGCGCAAGGCTCCGCCCAAGGTCGTCGATCAGACCCCGCCGCCTCCGCCGCCGCAGCAGTTGGAGTTCGTCACCGAGCGCGAGGTGGACGGCGATTACAACCTGCCGCCGCTGTCGCTGCTCACCGATGGCGAACCGCCCAAGAAGCGCAGCGCCGCGAACGAATCCATGATCGAGGCCATCACCGAGGTGCTGGTCCAGTTCAAAATCGATGCCGCCGTGACGGGTTTCGTGCGCGGTCCGACCGTCACCCGCTACGAGGTGGAGCTCGGCCCCGGTGTGAAGGTCGAGAAGATCACCGCGCTGGCCCGCAATATCGCGTACGCGGTGGCGACCGAGAATGTGCGACTGCTCGCGCCTATTCCGGGCAAGTCGGCGGTGGGTATCGAGGTACCCAATGCCGACCGGGAATTGGTGCGACTGGCCGATGTGCTCAAGGCTCCGTCGACCCGAAATGACCACCATCCGTTGGTGATCGGCCTCGGTAAGAACATCGAGGGTGAGTATCTGTCGGCGAATCTGGCGAAGATGCCGCACCTGCTGGTGGCGGGCTCCACCGGCTCCGGTAAGTCGAGTTTCGTAAACTCGATGCTGATTTCGCTGCTGCACCGTGCCACGCCCGATGAGGTCCGGATGATCCTCATCGACCCCAAGATGGTGGAACTCACGCCCTACGAAGGCATTCCGCATCTGATCACGCCCATCATCACCCAGCCGAAGAAGGCCGCCGCCGCGCTGGCCTGGCTGGTGGAGGAGATGGAGCAGCGGTATCAGGATATGCAGGCCAACAAGGTTCGCCATATCGACGATTTCAACCGCAAGGTCAAGTCCGGGCAGATCACCACCCCGCTGGGCAGCGAACGCGTCTACCGGCCGTATCCGTACATCCTCGCCATCGTCGACGAGCTCGCCGACCTCATGATGACCGCGCCCCGCGATGTGGAGGACGCCATTGTCCGCATCACCCAGAAGGCCCGTGCCGCGGGCATTCACCTGGTGCTGGCCACCCAGCGCCCGTCGGTGGATGTCGTCACCGGCCTGATCAAGACGAATGTTCCCTCCCGATTGGCCTTCGCCACCTCCTCGTTGACCGACTCCCGGGTCATCCTCGATCAGCCCGGCGCGGAGAAGCTCATCGGTATGGGCGACGGCCTGTTCCTGCCCATGGGTGCGAGCAAGCCGACTCGTCTGCAGGGCGCGTTCATCTCCGACGAGGAGATCCAAGCCGTCGTCGATTTCGCCAAGACCCAGGCCGAACCCGAATACCAGGAAGGTATTACGGCCGCCAAGTCCGGCGAGAAGAAGGATATCGACGCCGATATCGGCGACGATCTCGATCTGCTGCTCCAGGCCACCGAATTGGTCGTCACCTCCCAATTCGGTTCCACCTCGATGCTGCAGCGCAAACTCCGCGTCGGCTTCGCCAAAGCGGGCCGCCTCATGGACCTGATGGAGACCCGCGGTGTGGTCGGCCCCTCCGAGGGGTCCAAGGCCCGAGACGTCCTCATCAAGCCTGACGAACTCGACGGTTTGCTCTGGACCATTCGGGGCGGCGAGGGCGCACCCCCGGACTCTTCGGATTCAGGTTCGGAAGACCCCGACTACTGAGTCGCGGCCCCGCGCGACTACGGCTGATACCGCATCAGCCAGGTCCGCGGGCCGATCAGCGGCTCATCGAGCACGCTGGTGACCTCGAACCCGAGTTGCTCGTAGAACGGCACGTTCTCGGCCGCCGTGGTCTCGAGATGCGCGGGCAGTCGATCGGCGTGACACCGTGCCAGCCCGGACTCGACGAGATCCCGTCCGAATCCGCGACCGCGCATATCGGCTCGTACGCCGAGCACATTCAAATGCCAATGGTGTTCGGCGATCTGCGCCGCCGCCCGCATCTGTGAGTACACGGTGGGTTGCTCATTACGCCAGCCGTTCAAGCGCCAATTGCGCACGACGTCACTCACGGTCCAGTTCGCACTCTGATGCGATCCGAACCACAGCGCGCACCCGGCGACCACCCCGGCCCCATTCTCCGCGACTCCGATCCCATCACTCAGCGAATAAGCCAGCCATGCCTGGGATTCGAACCTGCGCCGGGCTCGCCGTGTGCTCTCCGTCGGATATAACCGTCGAGTCAATGGATCATCGGCCAGCGCCCGCTCCAACAGGCGCGACACCACCGGAATATCCCCGGGACTCCCACCTCGTACCGTGCCCCTGCCGGACTTCCGCGCTACTCCCACCCGCGCGATGCTAACCGTCGTCGGCGCTTGTGAACGAACCGGTGGGTTGCGGGTGCGGCGGCCGTGATAATGGCTATGACGTGGCATGCCGCTTCGTCGGTGCGTCGAATCCGCCATGGAGTTGTCATGACATTCCCCTCGCCGATCGCCGCCGCTCCGCATCGGATGCCACTGCTGGGGCATATGATTCCGTTGCTGCGTGACCCGCTCGGATTTCTGAGTTCTCTTCCGGCGCATGGGAATCTCGTGCGGATCGGGTTGGGGCCGGTGACCGCGGTAGCGGTCTGTGATCCGAATCTGACACAGGAGTTGCTGCGGCGCGATCGGGTGTTCGACAAGGGCGGGCCACTGCTCGAACGGGTTCGGGAGTTGCTCGGCGATGGCTTGGTCACGTGCCCGCATGCGCTGCACCGGCGGCATCGGCGATTGATGCAGCCCGCGTTCCATCCGAGTCGGACCGCCGATTACGCCGCGGTGATGAGTCGGCGAATCGGCGAGGTCACCCAATCATGGCGCGTCGGTGCGGTGATCGACGTGAAGGCCCAGATGCACGCGCTCACCTCGTCGGTGACGGCCGCGACACTGTTCAGTCATACTGTGCCGCAGGCGATTCTTACTCCATTGCTGGTCGACCTGGACCATGTAGTGCGGACTTTGATGATGCGTACGGTGACCCCGGCGCCGCTACTGAGGTTGCCGACGCCGGGTAATCGCGCCTACGAACGGTCGATCACTCGCCTGCGCGCCGTGCTGGCCGAGATAATCACCGCTCGTCGTAGCGAAGGTGTCGATCACGGGGATCTGCTCTCGGCCTTGATCGCGGCGCACGACGATGCCGGGCGGGGATTCACCGATCTCGAAATCGGCGACCAGGTGATCACCTTCTTCGTCGCCGGTACCGAAACCACCGGTACCGCGCTGAGTTGGGCACTCAGCCTGCTCGATCAACATCCCGTCATCGCATCGCGGCTGCGCGCCGAGGTCGAGCCGGTCCTGCGCGGACGGACCGCTCGGTTCGAAGATCTGCCCAACCTGCCTTTGACCAGACGGGTCATCACCGAGACCCTGCGCCTCTACCCGCCGGTCTGGTTCGTAACCCGCACCGTCAGCGAGGACACCGAACTCGGCGGTTATCCGCTGACCGCCGGCACCACGGTGCTCTACAGCGCCTTCACAATTCAGCATCGCCCGGATCTTTATCCCGAACCCGATCGCTTCGAACCCGACCGCTGGGCCACGAAACCTCTTGCCCGCGAAGGTTTCCTGGCCTTCGCGGACGGGGCCCGCAAATGCATCGGAGAGGAATTCGCCATGACCGAGCTGGTGCTGACCCTCGCGTCCATCGTCGCCGGCCGACGCCTGCGAATCCTCCCCGGCACCGACACCCGCCCTGCTCGCTCCGCGACCCTGCAACCCCGGCGGCTCCGTATGCGTGTCACGGCTTCGCCCGCTACTCGGTGACCGTCGGTCGAAGATCGAGCGAAGCCCGGGAGTACCGACCGGACTTCATAATCCACTCGATATGCCCACCTACCCAATCGCACACCCCTCGGCTGAAGTCGGCGGCTGGACTGCCCACCAACTCCGCGAAGTGCGCCGACATCTCCAGCAGTGTCCGCATGCGCGCGTCCCGGTACGTCAACACCGATTCGACGGCCGTCGCGATATCTCGAGCCCCGTGCAATCTCGCCGCTGCTACCCCATTGATCGGAAACTCCTCACCCGGCCCGCTCTCCCGCGCGTAGGACAGCAGATCATTGTCGAGATCGGCGAGATCCGCTGCGGCCTTGACCAACTCGGCCATCTCCCGACCGCACATCACCTCGGCCGAAACCTCACATCCCAGACTCACATCGGTCAGCATGAGACACGCGACATTGGCGCCCCCGAGCCGGCGCATATGCACGTAAGAGTCGAGTGGTGGAAGCGATTTGGCCCGCCGCCGCCCCGCCTCCCATAACTTCGCCAGCAGATACTTCTCGGTCTCATCTGTCCAGCGTCGTTGCTGGACAGGCGATCCCATCTCCCGAACCCGTCGGTGCAGATCTCGCAGCGCCCTCGCGATCGGTAACTCCGGGACCGCCGCCCCCGGTGCCTCGAGCACCTCGATCATCTCGCCGATGATCGCGCTGAACTCGACCGGATCACTCCCGATCCGGTTCGCGTCACAGTAAAGATCGTCGAAGGCGAACAGCCAAGTGATGAAATCGGACGCCAACCGAGTCCCCTCGAGCGTCCCTCGTGGATAGGTATACGACCCCAACGCGCCAGGCGACCCCGCCCGGAACTCGGCCCGCAGATCGGCCGCCATCACCTCGTATGCGTCGAGCCAAGCCAAACTTGCCGCCTCGATGGACGCCAGCATCGGATGTACCGACCGCTGCACCGGACACCATAGTTCCTGATTGCCGACAGCGGTCATAGCGAACTCCCCATGCCGAATTCCTGTCCAACCACGATAGGGGAACAACGGACCGCGCATCCGGGTTTGCGTCGACCCCTCCGCGCTCATCTGCCGCGAACTGTGTACCCCGGGGGATGTCTACGATGTGGACGGTGCCAAGACGAGAAATTGTCCTCAACTGAGAGGTCCGATCCACTGATCCGCGACCCGTCTCCGAAACGCCACGATCTACCCTGTGGCGCACCTGTGTTCGTGCCCTCGGCATCGTGCGGGAAGCCCGAGGGCGGTACTCCGGGCTGAGACGCCAGGGTTCGAACCTGAACTGACGAAACCAAAGTTCGCCGTGCTGCCGGTTACACCACGTCTCATCGAAAAGTGGTGTGCCCGGAAGGATTCGAACCCTCAACCTCCTGCTTCGAAGGCAGGCGCTCTCTCCGATTGAGCTACGGGCACATGCGCTGAGACGCCAGGATTCGAACCTGGACCGGCGAGGTCAGAGCTCGCCATGCTTCCGTTACACCACGTCTCATCGACAGTTGGTATGCCCGGCAGGAATTGAACCTGCGACCTCCTGCTTCGTAGGCAGGCGCTCTATCCTGCTGAGCTACGGGCATATGGTCCCCGCGCGAATGTCCTCATCGACATTCACTCGGCACTGAGGCGCGCGGGGTTGGTAGGTGTTGGTTCCCTCGGTGGGATTCGAACTCACAACTGACGCCTTCTGAGGACGCCGCCTCTGCCAATTGGGCTACGAGGGATTGGCTGGCAATGAAAAAGGGCCGCTCCGTGGCGTATTCGCCAGGGCGGCCCTGTGGGGTCTAGAGGTAGACCTAGGGACCGCTGCGAATGCGCTGGCGGAGGAGCGATACGGAAAGGAGGGTGCGAGGCATACGGGCACCGACGATCAAGCGTTGCCGCTGGTTCAGCCGTCCGAACATGTTCTCCACCTTCCTGTTTCCGTATCGGTTCGTTGTCATGACGGTAGCACCGCCGTTCTCGGCGGTGCTATCTATTTATTTCGAACGGTGTTCCGCAGCGCCCCGAGTTCGGCGGTGGTCAGTGCTGAGGCCGCACCCGGGCCACGAGTGCGCTGATGCGCTGCTTGGCCGGATGTATGCGGCGCAATATCCCTGGCGCGATGGTCAATCCGGCATAGATGACGGCGGGGCGGAGCGCGCGGCGTTGCCGCAGGGCTAGTCGGGCATTGGCGCGGGCGGTGGCGGTGTCCGAGCGCAACAGTGATTCGCGGGCTCGGCGCATGGCGTGCTCGAATTTGACCTTGCGCAGCGTGCGGTCCACCGCGGCTTGCACTTCGGGGGCATTCGAGAGGGTTCCGGCCAGCTCGTACACCCGCTCGACGCTGTCCTCGTAGACCTCCCGATCGGCGGGGGAGGGGGCCTGATCGTGCAGCCGGTATCCCGCGAGATGTTCCGGCAGCACTCGGATATCGCAGTCGGCGGCCAGCATGCGGATGAACATGGCGAGGTCCTCGACCTGCGGTGTGTCGCAGCTGTAGCCGCCGCCCATCTTCCACGCCTGGGCGCGTATGGCTGCCGTGTAGTAGAGGACGTGGCCGTCGGCGACCTCGGCGAGGGTCACCCGGTGCTCGAAACCTGGCTCCTGCGTCACCCCGGCGAGCGCGCGGTATCCGATCGGCGCCAGCACATGATCGTCGGTGAATCCGAAGGCTTCGACCCCGATGACATCGACGCCGGGATTGGCGTCGAGCAGTTCACCGGTGTGCGCGCAGAAGGTGGGCAGGAGTATGTCGTCACCGTGTACCACCGCGTAGTACCGGCCGTGCGCGAGCGCCGCCGCCGCATCGACACCGCCGCCGAGTCCGTCGAACTCGCGGCGCGCCGAACGGATTCGCGGATCATCGGCGTACCGTTCGACAATCCGCACCACTTCGTCGGACATCCCGTTGTCGACGACGATCAACTCCCAGTCCGGGGTGGTCTGCGCGATGACCGAATCGATCATCTCCGCCAGATACGGTTCGGCCAGATGGGCCGCGGAGAGAATGCTGAAGACTGGCTGTGCCATGATGTGCCGCCCTGAATCGATTGGGCGACATTGCAATCGCCCGGAATCAGTGGTCCGTGCTCACCATACCCACAACCGGACGGCAACGCGGTATTGCGTGGAATCTGGTCCACTTTCTCCAAAAAGTATTGTCCTGAAACATGATCCATTCATTATGAGGACTCACTGCGGAGGTCTACCGCTCGTGCTCCACCGCACGTTCGGTGGTCAGGTGGTGGTAGGCGGTGTCCAGGGGGATATCGACCGCGAACCAGGCGGCCGGACGATCGTCGTCGCGGGGGCACCAGGCGGTCGCGATGCAGAGCCGTGCCACTTCGGTGCTGGCCAGTCCGGGCAGGTGCCAGGCGATTCGGGCCGGATCCGCGTATCGCACACCGTATTCCGAGGCTTCGCCTTCATCGGCGGGCAACTGGTGCGCCCAGCTGTAGGGCATCAGCCGGGCATCCGCGGCCTGCAGGGCCAGCAGCTCCGAGTCCGGTCCGCCGATCGATACGGTGAAGTGCTCGTTCTCGACGCTGATCGCCGCGAGGCATTCACCCGAGTCCTGCCCGCCGTACGCATCCGCGGGCAGATCGGTCATTTCGGCCGCTATGACCATTCCCGGCACACCGCGTCGGGCCTGCACCTGCCAGAT is a genomic window containing:
- a CDS encoding ribonuclease J, which codes for MSSPEGRRPRRTASRAAGAPAPVPETVAAQPKAAPKAAEPSAAPAVRAAESAAPQETRARGRNGTARGARNGAAEAAPAKAETAPVQTESAAPARARQDESAPRSRQGERNRKPGGRSRQGGGRNDRSETTAQPRVERQKLNPPPKLAKGGLRVFALGGIGEIGRNMTVFEYNGKLLIIDCGVLFPEDQQPGVDLILPDFGPIEDRIEDVEAVILTHGHEDHIGAVPFLLRLRRDIPVISAKFTLALVAAKCREHRLQPKLIEVTEGQRTQHGSFDCEYFAVNHSIPDALAVAVRTPAGMVLHTGDIKLDQLPLDGRLTDLAGFSRLGDEGVDLFLVDSTNAEVPGFVTPEREIGPVLDNVIGKAKGRVIVASFASHVHRIQQVVEVAQRYDRRICFVGRSMVRNMQIAQDLGYLEVPDGLVVDIDQAANLPVHKLVLISTGSQGEPLSALSRMARGDHRQINIRPDDLVVLASSLIPGNENAVFTVVNGLTRIGATVITQQNAKVHVSGHASAGELLYLYNAVRPTNAMPVHGEWRHLRANAALAVATGVPEERVMLAENGVVVDLVDGIATITGRVPVGQVYVDGLSVGDVGESTLSDRLVLGEGGFISITVAVDSTTGKAVSAPEVTGRGFSDDPDALVDAHELVEAELRRLASEGVTDTHRIAQSVRRVVGKWVADKYRRRPMIVPTVMGV
- a CDS encoding DUF4189 domain-containing protein produces the protein MDPPHKKGNTLKKIVSGAAVMVAAVGSLLVGTAAPAGAYTDNFGAIALSPSTGRIGYSYDYSDRDSAKDGAMQSCTFDDCRVVASFANGCGAVAYSRRAGLYTYGAAYSRSTARTQALNRNSSDATIIHWNCTTGYEL
- a CDS encoding TIGR03085 family metal-binding protein, giving the protein MSMAQRERQALVRTMTAAGPDAPTLCGTWTVRDLAAHLIVRESRPDAAPGIMLKPFAPYLERVQHKVAARPFPELLAKIAGGPPWFLRPVDSLMNLTEMYVHHEDVRRAEPGWEPRELAASDEDKLWKVLTGLARMAYRKSSVTVALATPDGRRTIAHQKGDRTVVLAGKPSELLFHAFGRNAVRLEATGEPADVEAVYALDRSV
- a CDS encoding DNA translocase FtsK, encoding MPGKSRGAATSRSRAGSTRGQTPARSRARTPRTAAGGRTASAGRVRSQKRAAPARRPAPRRRSDTAPLAVVTRGVSSGWNMLARGLGASTRALSRAGEIEHGHRRDGIALGLVGFGIVIAAAVWLSAGGPVGRAVDTAIRAISGSASAALPFVTIGIAVILMRTEAHPEIRPRLVLGGLLTGLPVLGLWHLAAGAPTDAHGRAHAAGFVGYVMGGPLRDGLSAWLAVPLLLLASAFGLLLLTGTTVREVPDALRELFGTGSRGDEYERYSDEPGLYDPANYDEDGFPRHEGVKSRRRGRSPSENYPPDEFGGSDAVTEVMGEPPLQDAKEIAVEEKPKAKPRKAPPKVVDQTPPPPPPQQLEFVTEREVDGDYNLPPLSLLTDGEPPKKRSAANESMIEAITEVLVQFKIDAAVTGFVRGPTVTRYEVELGPGVKVEKITALARNIAYAVATENVRLLAPIPGKSAVGIEVPNADRELVRLADVLKAPSTRNDHHPLVIGLGKNIEGEYLSANLAKMPHLLVAGSTGSGKSSFVNSMLISLLHRATPDEVRMILIDPKMVELTPYEGIPHLITPIITQPKKAAAALAWLVEEMEQRYQDMQANKVRHIDDFNRKVKSGQITTPLGSERVYRPYPYILAIVDELADLMMTAPRDVEDAIVRITQKARAAGIHLVLATQRPSVDVVTGLIKTNVPSRLAFATSSLTDSRVILDQPGAEKLIGMGDGLFLPMGASKPTRLQGAFISDEEIQAVVDFAKTQAEPEYQEGITAAKSGEKKDIDADIGDDLDLLLQATELVVTSQFGSTSMLQRKLRVGFAKAGRLMDLMETRGVVGPSEGSKARDVLIKPDELDGLLWTIRGGEGAPPDSSDSGSEDPDY
- a CDS encoding GNAT family N-acetyltransferase, with product MRRKRTQKSERVTQQRNHMPQQWHPMRSGGDRRGECHDNSMADSTHRRSGMPRHSHYHGRRTRNPPVRSQAPTTVSIARVGVARKSGRGTVRGGSPGDIPVVSRLLERALADDPLTRRLYPTESTRRARRRFESQAWLAYSLSDGIGVAENGAGVVAGCALWFGSHQSANWTVSDVVRNWRLNGWRNEQPTVYSQMRAAAQIAEHHWHLNVLGVRADMRGRGFGRDLVESGLARCHADRLPAHLETTAAENVPFYEQLGFEVTSVLDEPLIGPRTWLMRYQP